In Diceros bicornis minor isolate mBicDic1 chromosome 13, mDicBic1.mat.cur, whole genome shotgun sequence, the sequence CTGCAACTGAGCCCTTTAAACCCCATCATATGGGTCTTCTCCAAGCACTCCTTAGCCAAAAATAAATAGTTCCATTAATAGAAGGAGAAAtgggtattttaaaatattcttgtggTAGGAGCACTTGAAGGATTCTACCGTTTTGAGGATTCTAccgttttttcttcttttctaggtTATGAAACTTGGAAATCCCGAGATTGCCAGGAGACTACTACTTAGAGGTGCTAATCCCGATTTGAAAGACCGAACTGGTTTCGCTGTCATTCACGATGCAGCCAGAGCAGGTTTCCTGGACACTTTACAGACTTTGCTGGAGTTTCAAGCTGATGTTAACATCGAGGATAATGAAGGGAACCTGCCCTTGCACTTGGCTGCCAAAGAAGGCCACCTCCCAGTGGTGGAGTTCCTTATGAAGCACACGGCCAGCAAAGTGGGGCATCGGAACCATAAGGGGGACACCGCTTGCGACCTCGCCAGGCTCTACCGGAGGAACGAGATCGTTAGCCTGATGGAGGGAAACCGGGCGGAGGGAGCTTCGAATCTGCAATGAATGTGGGGAGGGCTCTCCTACACTGCGTTCTATCTTGTCAGTTAAATGGTTGGCTGTCCTGTTTTAATATCATTTGTTAAAATTCAGTTTTGTCATATTTTAAGCAGCTAGTTAAATCTTCTGAAATTGCTAAGTGGAAATCTTACTACAGGATTACGAATATATTTAAGCAACATCTTTTTCACCTGCAAAATCTTGAGTTCTAACATGTAATTGCAAATAGCTTTGGCTTTCTTCTGAATATTTTATCTTTCCTTGACTTTTTCCTTGCTTCTCCCTTTGCCCGTCTCAATACCCAACTTGGagactttgttttaaaaatggtttGTCCTGATGCTTCTTTTGCCTAATTAAAACACTTTTTCAAAACAGGACAATGTTTTTCTGTGATTTCCACTCCTCTATAACCCCCACATAATTTGCCACTTGCTAAGGAGAACTGTACTAAAAGATGATGATGTTTTAAGTCTTGACATTAGAAAAAGTAGACCAGTTGCAAAACTGGACATATTCTATTGATGCTTCAGTTATTCTTTTCTTCCACTCCTCATGCCTCCCCCAAAAGATTTTACTTGGTGGCTAATATTTCTGCTTTAAAACAGAATAAGAACAATATGTTTTGAAGATCAAACCTGAAATTAGTGTGAATTTATCCTAATGTtcaattttccctttttctcaaaGTTGAATAGTTGAATACAGGTTTCAGAAGTAGCGATCTGAAAAGAAATATATGTTAGCTGTAAAAgccacttttaaaagaaaatgccaccttaaaagtccttcccattagttgagttttaaaaaaaattacaaaatgaaacAATTGGTTAAACACTATATTTCCAAAAAATTATACCATAAGTATACTAAGTGTAACACTGGCTTTTTCTCTCTGAATGTCagaaatgtaaaatgtttaactattaaaatataaTGCAAATACCAATGTTTAGGGGATAAAAAGCtcagtaagaaaaatatatataaaatacatataagggTCATAACTAATTTAGGGGCTTCAGTATAATAAATAGAAACTTTTTCAAGAAATAAATAGGCCACTCCTACATATAGTACTTGATTCTCACAAAACTTTTTAGAAAAGGCATATAAAatctttttaagaatatatttagctaaaaatgaaaaattttgaatGAAATAGAAACATCAAATTTCCAAGAGAGTTTTCAAGCATCTACTACTTACTgtgtcattttaaagattttcacCAAAGGATTTCAATGCAGTTACCGTTTATAAATTTATAAGTACTTAATTCATCATCTCTCACATGAACAAAGATGTTGTATGTGAAAGTTCTCTCCTTCTGCTTCATAAGCTCCCTGCCCTTGctccaaaaagaacaaaatacttcaAGGTTTATTGAAGGACATGGTTCTGATGCCTGCCCTAACAAGGATTGGAGTGGTTGCAGGCAAGTGGTTAgcaataatttattttccatgATAGTGTAAAAGAATATAGGAGAAAAAGTTTAATCCTTTTCATTTAGCACTAAAGTTCACCTTCCCTAAGTGCAACAAGACTTCAACTTCTGCCACCTCTAACCACAAGTCactgaataaatttatttttgacagcaacatgaaattaactttaaaacatttattttaaagtttagaaAAAAGTAGAAATTGAGATAGTTTTGAAGGAAAAAGTGTTGCATTTTGGATTTAAAAACtagaatcaatatacaaaatacacTGCTTGAGTAAGCTGAATATTTTCTAAACACAAGacttcctaaaaaataaaaacaaccctTCTTACAAGTTGCAACTGTAAAAATGGACGTTTCTGAATTTAAAGTCGAGTTTAATGGACTTTTCAGTATCCACCAAGTCTCGGCATTACAATTTCTCTTTAGAGATTTCGAATATAAAGACACAGGACGTTCATAAAGCTAAACAGAAGTATTTCTGCAATTGCTTTGTTCTCACGTGGTCGGAGCACAATAAGGAGAGAGGGAGCTCTATCTCTCTCATCAGCCTAAAATTTGCTAGGCATTAAAACATCGCCACATTTCTCTGGCTCTTCGCAGGAAACAGCTTTGCTAATCTAAGTATTTTAGAAATGAGTTGTGTGGTCCCCTCTAGGAAATATGAAAAGCCATTATTCAATCTCTCAAAAACCTCGACAATATTCAGTCAGACTCTTGAATATGCCGAAATGTATAGGATGGAAGAAACGGTGCTGCTGAGTTTGATGGGGTCTTGCGTGCAGCGAGCTGAGGCGGGGAAGGGTCTTAACTTATTCAGATGCAGACTGGAGAGGCAAGTGCTAATTAATACAATAATCAGAGCCCCAAGGGACCACGCTATAGAAAGGATGGAGGATACTAAGCAGAGATGCGCTCTCCAATTCAGTTCTTCACTGCGTCCGCATCCACGTCGGGAAACTCAGGTTCAGACTTTGCCCAGTAAACTGAATCCGGGCTTACGtctagggggtggggggagagcacTAACAGGACCTTAGTCCACGTTCTGGTCCCCAAGCCACTAAGCAAACTGCATTTTACCATATTTCGGCAGTGAATCAATAGTTTTCTGATAAACATTACGCATCTCGCGATGGTGTGATGAGCTCGTACACACACCACGCTGGGTgattaataaatagataaaagaatTCTGTCCCGGGAAAGCAGTTCAATTGGTAATACTATAAATTCCCCTTATCGTGTTGATCAAACGAACGTTGTGGAATCCGTGGCCCGGGACTAGTTTCGAAATCTCAGTTCCCAAAAAGGTGTTTTCGGCTTTTGCCGGGGTTAGAAGTAATAGTCCAGAAGCACAGTGCTGGAGCGAGCAAGGGTCGTACTCGCAGGCTTCCTGACTGCCCTAAGTGACCTTCATCAAAAGGCTGCAGATGGGGAGAGTCCCTCTCTTGGTCTCTCGAGAATGTTTTGATTTTACACGACACTTCCAAAAAAACAGATCCACGCAGGGACCTAGTGAGAGGCAGGAGACAATCTTTCAGCCTGAGACCCGCGGTAAAGCTCTGCCCATAGCCAACCCAAGCCCTCTATGGAGGGGCTGCGAAGACATCCTTTCTGTCCCTTCGAAAACTCTCCAGACTCCAAACGCAGCTCCCGGCTCCCCAGTGAGGAAGCTGGAGCCCAGAGCTCCCTCAGGGCGCGCAGAAAagcccggggtgggggtgggggagtttcAAAACCGTTAGCTcgcgttgtttttttttttttttcccctccctcgctaaggtttcttttcttttctcttcctgtccaaatatttcaaatttcCGCGCCTTAAATAACAGTCTCCTTTTATTTAGTTAGTTTCCTCGGCAGGTTTGGCCGCCCGCTTGTCTCTGCCCCCCAGCGGGCCCGGGGCGCCTCGGGCGCCTCGGTGCTGCCTGCAGCCCCTGCGCGCTGCCCCCGGCCCAGCCTGCGCGGCCCGGAGCGCGCCCGCCGGAGCCACAGCCCCCTCTTGCCGCGACCTGGCCTGACCTGGCTCCCCGGGCACCCAGAGCCAACTCAGGCCGCCCCCCGCCCGGACGCCTGTCTGCCTCCCAGCTCGACTTCCCTCCCCGGACTTTGGAGCCTCTTCTGCtttggggtttggatcccggtcgccCTGGAGCGGCGGAAGGGCCGCGGCGGTAGGAAAGCAGCGGAGGAGGCCAGTGGCCggagcctgccccagcccccaccccgcggGTAACCTTGGAGGCGCCCTCGGAGTGAGTGTGTGCGCTGCTGCGCCAGCCGGCTGGGGCGAGCGGGCGCACGGCGCAGCGGGCAGGAGGCGGgagcggggggcggggagggggagcGGGCCCCGGCGCCTCCCGGCCGCCGCCGCAGCGCCGCGGGAGCTGCAGGCTACCGGGGCGGCCAGGGTCCCCCGGCCCTGGCCCTCAGGCAGCGGTCCCCGAAGAGGCGGCGGCCATCCCACTGGATGGTTCCGGCGACCTGTGCCTGAGGACTGGGGCCGGAGGGCGCCGTGGGAGCAGGGTAAGGGGACCGGTGAGTGCCTAGCTCTCTGCAGAGGTGAGCTGGCGGCGGGACACGGCGCGGTGGCTGGAGCAACTCCATGCCCAATGCCAATGCCagcactccctcctcctccccccatgaCAGCTGAGGACAGCCGGGCTCCGAGCCTCGCGTCCAACTGCGAGGAGGCAAATGCCTCTCAGGCTTCTCAGCCCCTTAGACTATTCGGGAAGTTGCCCTAGGGTATTGCCTTTCCCCCTATAAATTACTGGACGTCCAGGAGTGAAAATGCACGTTCATTCGGAAAGACCCTCAGCGTGAAACACCGAGAATTGCAGGCCCGCCGGGActttgggtggggctggggcgcGCAAAACACCTAGaaggggtcttgttttttcaacCCGGAAAAGACCCGAAAATCGAGTTTTGATCTTCGGCGATGCCTCAAAAGAATAAAACCTCCTCAGGTCTGGATATTGACTTGGTAAATTAAGGTTCCAGTGCAGTGTTTTGCCATCTGCTATAGAAACATTGTGCGAGCTTCAGGTGTTAGGATGTGGGTTTGGAATTTTCTGTGCTGTCTTTAATCCTCAAAGACATTAAATAACAGCATGGTAACACACCCGGCAAGCGAGCAAAGGTTATCCTTGCCACCACAGCACCTGCAAAAGCACAAGTGGAACTCACATATTTTGCTTTCTGAATTCTAAAATGGCTTCTGAATCGTCCAGAGGTACCAGCACATACGAGGAGGGGGACGGGGGACGGGAGAATTTGTACATTTCTTAAAACTACACAGATATTATTACACTTCGGTTGTTCCacctcacctctctctctctcccagcccCCATCCTCATTGGTCAAGGAAGAATTTTAGTGTAGGCCTATTCAAAAATTCTATATAcagcctttttctctttccttacccgcccccccaccacacacaccaaaaaaaaccag encodes:
- the CDKN2C gene encoding cyclin-dependent kinase 4 inhibitor C, with product MAEPWGNELASAAARGDLEQLTSLLQNNVNVNAQNGFGRTALQVMKLGNPEIARRLLLRGANPDLKDRTGFAVIHDAARAGFLDTLQTLLEFQADVNIEDNEGNLPLHLAAKEGHLPVVEFLMKHTASKVGHRNHKGDTACDLARLYRRNEIVSLMEGNRAEGASNLQ